Proteins encoded in a region of the Nicotiana tomentosiformis chromosome 9, ASM39032v3, whole genome shotgun sequence genome:
- the LOC104111888 gene encoding F-box/kelch-repeat protein At3g23880-like produces the protein MQIPNFPLEIIIEILSRLPVKSLLRFKCVSKSWLSLISSSQFAKSHLKISAKHNNFSHKKLLLLSMYLPHTLYSCPLYSVLHEKFISSVNELYIPWNRSNIIAGVGSCNGLFFMCIGMYTFNLFLWNPSTRKTKKLPFSGHEYSRCDITYGFGYDEFTDDYKVVEIYGVYGIQYVYGANIKIYSLRANSWKMMDKYSDALFSSDSGVFLNGSLHWAVAHSNGNWVIVSLSLKNEKYGNLALPKYDPGNCNSSISKPLGDSTDFEPGILNWALGKLKGCLSLFCDYYKVKLDVWVMKEYNVKESWIKLVSLPYTVAGIGSRISPLCISDSGEVLLHDGSRVMVYNAGDNEYKSVEIHNMDTGVGAATVYAESLVSPCLDSTENIL, from the coding sequence ATGCAGATTCCAAACTTTCCACTAGAAATCATCATAGAAATACTCTCAAGATTACCGGTTAAATCACTCTTGAGGTTCAAGTGTGTTTCAAAATCATGGCTTTCTTTAATTTCAAGCTCTCAATTTGCTAAATCCCATTTAAAAATATCAGCAAAACATAACAACTTCTCACACAAAAAACTCCTTTTACTCTCCATGTATCTTCCTCATACTTTATATTCCTGTCCCCTTTATTCTGTATTGCATGAAAAATTCATATCTAGTGTTAATGAGCTCTATATACCTTGGAATCGATCGAATATAATAGCAGGTGTTGGTTCTTGTAATGGATTGTTTttcatgtgcattggcatgtacaCATTTAACTTGTTTTTGTGGAATCCATCTACTAGAAAAACCAAGAAACTGCCTTTTTCTGGTCATGAGTATTCGAGGTGTGATATTACATATGGATTTGGTTATGACGAGTTTACTGATGATTATAAAGTGGTTGAAATTTATGGAGTTTATGGTATTCAGTATGTGTATGGTGCCAATATCAAGATTTATAGTTTGAGGGCAAATTCTTGGAAAATGATGGACAAATATAGTGATGCACTTTTTTCCTCTGATTCTGGTGTATTTTTGAATGGTTCTCTTCATTGGGCAGTGGCACACAGTAATGGAAATTGGGTTATAGTTTCACTTAGTTTGAAAAATGAGAAATATGGAAATTTAGCATTGCCTAAATATGATCCTGGAAACTGTAATAGTTCCATCTCAAAGCCATTGGGAGATTCAACTGATTTTGAACCTGGGATTCTGAATTGGGCATTAGGGAAATTAAAGGGATGCCTTTCTTTGTTTTGTGACTATTACAAAGTTAAGTTGGATGTATGGGTAATGAAGGAGTATAATGTGAAAGAGTCTTGGATTAAACTGGTTTCCCTTCCTTATACAGTGGCggggatagggtcgcgtatttcACCATTGTGTATATCAGACAGTGGCGAAGTGTTATTGCACGATGGATCGCGTGTTATGGTGTATAATGCAGGAGATAATGAATACAAAAGTGTGGAGATACATAACATGGATACTGGTGTTGGAGCAGCAACTGTTTATGCCGAGAGCCTTGTTTCTCCTTGTCTTGACAGTACTGAAAATATACTTTAG
- the LOC104111889 gene encoding dirigent protein 16-like has translation MFKQSPSSLFLTILFLAIKFAAFVAAIDTVTPQEPILELYMHDILGGNNPTARPITGLLGNIYSGQVPFATPLGFQPPKDGVAIPNANGAMPTFNINGVPLGTGLAGTLFAGGNNNNAQAVNTQLGPDGLGLGFGTITVIDDFLTSSPDLGTQNLGKAQGVYVASSADGSTQMMAFTAMFEGGEYGDSLNFFGVFRIGSTMSRLSVTGGTGKFKNACGFAEVRSLIPAGQHVTDGAETLLRITVHLTY, from the exons ATGTTCAAGCAATCACCATCCTCCCTTTTTCTCACAATTCTATTTTTAGCCATCAAATTTGCAGCATTTGTAGCTGCAATTGATACTGTAACACCACAAGAACCAATCTTGGAATTGTACATGCATGATAttctgggaggaaataatccaacAGCTAGGCCAATAACTGGTTTATTAGGCAATATTTATAGTGGACAAGTTCCATTTGCTACACCACTTGGTTTTCAACCACCAAAAGATGGTGTAGCAATTCCAAATGCTAATGGTGCTATGCCAACATTCAATATCAATGGTGTTCCATTAGGGACAGGATTAGCAGGTACACTATTTGCTGGTGGAAATAACAACAATGCACAAGCTGTGAATACTCAATTAGGCCCTGATGGCTTAGGACTTGGCTTCGGAACGATCACTGTTATCGATGACTTCTTGACTTCATCCCCTGATTTAG GTACCCAAAATCTTGGAAAAGCACAAGGAGTATATGTTGCAAGTTCAGCAGATGGAAGTACTCAAATGATGGCATTTACAGCTATGTTTGAAGGAGGAGAATATGGTGATAGTCTTAACTTTTTTGGAGTTTTTAGAATTGGAAGTACAATGTCAAGGCTTTCAGTTACAGGAGGAACTGGTAAATTCAAGAATGCATGTGGATTTGCTGAAGTTCGTTCACTTATACCAGCTGGTCAACATGTTACTGATGGTGCTGAGACATTGTTGAGGATCACTGTTCATCTTACTTACTGA